The following are from one region of the Streptomyces tuirus genome:
- a CDS encoding cystathionine gamma-lyase translates to MSDSATGDAAGTTGDPARAADDAGRAKDAASQVTRAADRATGAVDEVTVAVDDVTDAVDKATNAADEVTGATDQGTSAAAKVTGAVGQSAAGAGDGTRAVRAGLPEPVKHEPTLPGPVFAAHFHLPGDPTGPYTYGRDENPTWTLLERAIGELEAPREDGAETLVFASGMAAISAVLFSLLRTGDVCVLPDDGYQALPLVRAQLEAYGIEVRTAPTGGDAQLDVLDGARLLWIETPSNPGLDVCDIRRLAEAAHARGALVAVDNTLATPLGQRPLELGADFAVASGTKQLTGHGDVLLGYVVGRNAEAMAAVRRWRKIVGAIPGPMEAWLAHRSIATLQMRVDRQSATALAVAEALRERPEVTGLRYPGLPDDPSHEIARRQMRRFGCVVSFTLPTRERADRFLDALRLVDDATSFGGVRSTAERRGRWGGDAVPEGFVRLSVGAEDPEDLVVDVLRALDASAA, encoded by the coding sequence CGACGCGGGCCGGGCGAAGGATGCCGCGAGCCAGGTGACGCGTGCGGCGGACCGGGCGACGGGTGCCGTCGACGAGGTGACGGTCGCCGTGGACGACGTCACGGATGCCGTGGACAAGGCGACGAACGCCGCCGACGAGGTGACGGGTGCCACCGACCAGGGGACGAGTGCCGCAGCCAAGGTGACGGGCGCCGTGGGCCAGTCGGCCGCGGGCGCCGGGGACGGCACGCGGGCGGTGCGGGCCGGGCTGCCCGAGCCGGTCAAGCACGAGCCGACGCTGCCCGGCCCCGTGTTCGCCGCCCACTTCCACCTGCCGGGCGACCCGACCGGCCCCTACACGTACGGCCGCGACGAGAACCCGACCTGGACGCTGCTGGAACGCGCCATCGGCGAACTGGAAGCGCCCCGCGAGGACGGCGCCGAGACGCTCGTCTTCGCCTCCGGCATGGCCGCGATCTCGGCGGTGCTCTTCTCCCTGCTGCGCACCGGCGACGTGTGCGTCCTGCCCGACGACGGTTACCAGGCGCTGCCGCTGGTCCGCGCACAGCTGGAGGCGTACGGCATCGAGGTGCGCACCGCGCCGACGGGCGGTGACGCCCAGCTGGACGTCCTCGACGGCGCACGGCTGCTGTGGATCGAGACCCCGTCGAACCCCGGGCTCGACGTGTGCGACATCAGGCGGCTCGCCGAGGCGGCACACGCGCGTGGTGCCCTGGTGGCCGTCGACAACACCCTTGCGACACCGCTCGGCCAGCGTCCGCTGGAGCTCGGCGCCGACTTCGCGGTGGCCAGCGGCACCAAGCAGCTGACCGGCCACGGTGACGTCCTCCTGGGCTATGTCGTCGGCCGGAACGCCGAGGCGATGGCCGCCGTGCGCCGCTGGCGCAAGATCGTCGGTGCGATTCCCGGGCCCATGGAGGCCTGGCTCGCGCACCGCTCGATCGCAACACTTCAGATGCGGGTCGACCGGCAGAGCGCGACAGCCCTGGCGGTCGCCGAGGCGCTGCGCGAGCGGCCCGAGGTGACGGGGCTGCGCTACCCGGGGCTTCCCGACGACCCCTCGCACGAGATCGCCAGGCGCCAGATGCGGCGCTTCGGGTGTGTGGTGTCGTTCACGCTGCCCACGCGCGAGCGTGCCGACCGCTTCCTCGACGCGCTGCGGCTCGTGGACGACGCGACGAGCTTCGGCGGGGTGCGGTCCACCGCCGAACGGCGTGGACGCTGGGGCGGGGACGCGGTGCCGGAGGGCTTCGTCCGCCTGTCGGTCGGCGCCGAGGATCCGGAGGACCTGGTGGTGGATGTGCTGCGTGCGCTGGACGCGTCGGCCGCCTGA